One genomic region from Sphingobacterium sp. UGAL515B_05 encodes:
- a CDS encoding LysR family transcriptional regulator, whose amino-acid sequence MSSIHTKKVSMEIRHLIYFKTVAEELHFGRAAERLFMSQPPLSRQIKDLEDELGVILFFRTNKRVELTEAGKYFLEEVVEILQNIEHSKTITKQIHNNISGEFKLGYISSTPKKMLATVLKQIQLKFPYLRVSLFETSTQKQKLALENGKLDLGIMRAPIYSSELLTTPLFEDPMVIVGQSQVEFNAINFFNESFISFNQKYASEYHRLVINICNRMGFEPKIVHQSNSMSSILELVSQGLGLAVVPSSTIKQYPHLNLKIMKLEDMDSKTEVILVSNVKSKNSALGEFIACIQKEYLDFNAS is encoded by the coding sequence TTGTCATCAATTCATACCAAAAAAGTATCGATGGAAATCCGACATCTCATTTATTTCAAAACAGTAGCCGAGGAGCTTCATTTTGGCCGAGCAGCAGAACGCTTATTTATGTCCCAGCCACCATTAAGCCGGCAGATTAAAGATCTAGAAGACGAATTAGGTGTTATTCTTTTCTTCCGAACCAACAAACGCGTCGAGCTAACGGAAGCAGGTAAATACTTTTTGGAGGAGGTTGTGGAGATCCTACAGAATATCGAACACAGCAAAACAATCACCAAACAGATCCACAACAATATCTCTGGAGAATTCAAACTGGGTTATATCAGTTCGACACCTAAGAAAATGCTTGCTACGGTATTAAAGCAAATTCAATTGAAATTTCCATACTTAAGAGTTAGTCTTTTCGAAACATCGACGCAGAAACAAAAATTGGCGCTCGAAAACGGAAAATTGGATCTGGGTATTATGCGTGCTCCAATTTATTCAAGTGAATTGCTTACCACTCCCCTTTTCGAAGACCCTATGGTTATTGTAGGTCAGTCACAGGTGGAATTTAATGCGATCAACTTTTTTAATGAAAGTTTCATTTCTTTCAATCAGAAATACGCATCGGAATACCACCGACTTGTTATTAATATCTGTAATCGCATGGGCTTTGAACCCAAAATTGTACATCAGAGCAATTCGATGTCTTCCATCCTTGAGTTGGTGTCACAAGGCTTGGGCCTGGCAGTCGTCCCTTCGTCCACCATCAAACAATACCCGCATTTAAACCTAAAAATCATGAAGCTTGAAGATATGGATAGCAAAACAGAAGTGATCCTGGTCTCTAATGTAAAAAGTAAAAACAGTGCATTAGGCGAATTTATCGCCTGTATCCAGAAAGAGTATCTTGATTTTAATGCGTCCTAA
- a CDS encoding NUDIX domain-containing protein, translated as MFPFNVRVYGILINENQEVLISDERTENVSFTKFPGGGLEYGEGLLDALIREYQEECDFDIAVVKHIYTTDFYEKSSFNDSQIISIYYQVKNTSAIQIRTTTKAFDFDPDQKPEDNKLQSFRWVPIESVLTEDLTFKTDQIAWEEFLKTVK; from the coding sequence ATGTTTCCATTTAACGTAAGAGTGTACGGAATATTGATCAATGAAAATCAAGAGGTATTGATCAGCGACGAAAGAACGGAAAATGTTTCATTTACCAAATTCCCTGGTGGGGGCTTAGAATACGGGGAAGGCTTATTGGATGCTTTGATCCGTGAGTATCAGGAAGAATGTGATTTTGACATTGCTGTGGTTAAACATATTTACACCACAGACTTTTATGAGAAATCAAGCTTTAACGATAGCCAAATCATATCGATTTACTATCAGGTAAAGAATACCTCAGCTATTCAGATCAGAACGACTACCAAAGCTTTTGATTTCGATCCTGATCAGAAACCTGAAGATAATAAGCTCCAATCTTTTCGATGGGTACCAATTGAATCGGTATTAACGGAAGATTTGACCTTCAAAACAGATCAAATCGCCTGGGAAGAATTCTTAAAAACAGTCAAATAA
- a CDS encoding class I SAM-dependent methyltransferase — MNKATLQEIETRFDNDVERFSNLETGQATTLDAVWNMELITDAIVSLYPNAQNILDIGCGAGNYDVKLLQKLKSNPNVSLLDLSQPMLNRAKERVGKLTNGEIQLIKGDFRAAALEENKFDVIIATSVLHHLRDDKDWENAFSKLFRLLRTGGSLWIFDLIEQNNEQLQKLIYREKYGEYLTNLKDEQYRDHVFDYIEHEDTPRSLIYQVNLLTQVGFKNVDVLHKNLCFASYMGFK; from the coding sequence ATGAACAAAGCGACGCTACAAGAGATTGAAACACGGTTTGACAATGATGTCGAGCGGTTCTCAAATTTAGAAACAGGGCAAGCAACCACATTGGATGCTGTATGGAACATGGAGCTTATTACGGACGCTATTGTCAGTCTTTATCCAAACGCTCAAAATATATTGGACATTGGATGCGGAGCTGGTAATTACGACGTAAAACTATTGCAAAAATTGAAGTCTAATCCAAATGTTAGTCTGTTGGACCTGAGCCAGCCTATGTTAAATAGAGCAAAGGAACGCGTTGGAAAATTAACCAACGGAGAAATTCAGTTGATTAAAGGTGACTTTCGTGCCGCAGCTTTAGAGGAAAACAAATTTGATGTCATTATCGCAACATCCGTTTTACATCATCTTCGAGATGATAAAGATTGGGAAAATGCGTTTAGCAAGCTGTTCCGCCTATTGAGAACGGGAGGAAGTCTGTGGATTTTTGATTTGATTGAGCAAAATAATGAACAGCTTCAAAAATTAATTTACAGGGAAAAATATGGTGAATACTTAACTAACCTGAAGGATGAGCAGTATCGTGATCATGTTTTTGACTATATCGAACATGAGGATACGCCAAGATCGCTGATCTATCAAGTAAACTTATTGACACAAGTTGGCTTTAAAAATGTTGATGTTCTACACAAAAATCTTTGTTTTGCTTCTTATATGGGATTCAAATAA
- a CDS encoding TonB-dependent receptor: protein MRRTFLGLVLSLGLVGAIHLDASAQSKGIHGRVKTKDGAPIESATVTIVSLGRSTSTSGDGSFHFSNLPDGTYTIRIKSIGNGAEERTIEVKNGKATAINVSLNISESQLEQVEVVGYNSHNSKTVHVGKAGIIDRDLPQSVQIINEQVIADQQVNRLSDALKNANGVAMGANRGGVNENFYARGYSLGGNNIFKNGARTNNGGSIEASTLESVEILKGSSALLYGGVSGGAVVNLVTKKPKFYYGGEASMRVGSYDFYKPTVDVYGPISNKVAFRVIGTYEKAGSFRDQVTSKRTYVNPSVLYKISDKTDLNFTFDYLKSDFTPDFGMGTVDGKLNNEVGRNTFMNVPFAFNRTNTSNGQINLNHKFNDSWNLNAIASYQTYDRDYYGSDRIQANKNGIAPRSLTRSKSNEFTANQQLNLTGTVKTGSIKHKILVGADADQSHSNAYAYKIDASKNVGGVYDSIYVFNPSQTAQHLVSGNGLRTDIPQADLLTKTTTDIFRYGAFFQDLIEVTEQFKVLAGIRYTYQRTPNSEKYTYATNQSEEIINLDGQKNPIGAKVDKAWSPKFGLIYQPIRSSSVYVTYANNFTSNSGYDVNYQPLAPSIIDQYEAGVKNDFFNGRLSANVAWYRINNNRFAQQLLVLPNGTSNSDANMKEFSGKTASSGLEVDVTGTLLPGLNVIAGYSYNYMRYTETNPISSYTTIVDGKEKVTEISGNEENVRLVGTTAHTANGTVFYTIQNGAVKGLKLGFSAFYTGRRNAGWNNTKINVRDGLNRLISVSPFTTIDFSAGYAYKNWSILGKLSNITNAFNYYIHENYSVNPIPPRSFMATLAYKFEKR, encoded by the coding sequence ATGAGAAGAACTTTTCTGGGACTTGTTTTAAGTCTGGGATTGGTAGGAGCAATTCATTTGGATGCATCGGCGCAAAGTAAAGGGATACATGGCCGTGTTAAAACCAAAGATGGTGCACCAATTGAATCGGCTACAGTAACCATAGTTTCTTTAGGTAGGTCTACTTCGACTTCCGGTGATGGAAGTTTCCATTTTTCTAATCTTCCAGATGGAACCTATACTATTCGGATCAAAAGTATCGGAAATGGAGCTGAAGAGCGTACTATCGAGGTTAAAAATGGAAAGGCAACAGCCATTAATGTTTCTTTGAATATTTCTGAATCTCAATTGGAACAAGTGGAAGTGGTAGGTTACAACTCGCATAACAGTAAAACAGTCCATGTCGGTAAAGCAGGTATTATTGATCGGGATTTGCCGCAGAGTGTACAAATTATAAACGAACAGGTTATTGCAGATCAACAGGTTAATCGCCTGAGTGATGCGCTAAAAAATGCAAACGGTGTCGCGATGGGAGCAAATCGCGGTGGGGTCAACGAAAATTTTTACGCAAGGGGCTATAGCTTAGGCGGGAATAATATATTTAAAAATGGTGCACGAACCAACAATGGAGGTTCGATTGAGGCGAGCACCTTGGAATCTGTAGAGATTTTAAAAGGAAGTTCTGCTTTGTTATATGGGGGTGTATCTGGTGGGGCCGTTGTAAATCTGGTTACGAAAAAGCCTAAATTTTATTATGGAGGCGAGGCTTCGATGCGCGTAGGAAGTTATGACTTCTATAAACCAACAGTAGATGTATATGGCCCAATTTCCAATAAGGTTGCATTCCGCGTTATCGGAACTTATGAAAAAGCGGGCAGCTTTAGGGATCAGGTCACATCAAAACGTACTTATGTAAATCCTTCTGTTTTATATAAAATATCCGATAAAACTGATCTCAACTTTACATTCGATTACTTAAAAAGTGATTTTACTCCGGACTTTGGAATGGGAACTGTGGATGGAAAGTTGAATAATGAAGTTGGCAGAAACACTTTTATGAATGTGCCTTTTGCTTTCAACAGAACAAATACCTCAAACGGGCAGATCAATTTGAACCATAAGTTTAATGATTCATGGAATTTAAACGCAATAGCAAGTTACCAAACATACGACCGTGATTATTATGGATCAGATCGGATTCAAGCAAATAAAAATGGAATTGCACCGCGGAGTTTAACCCGGTCCAAATCAAATGAGTTTACGGCCAATCAGCAATTGAATCTAACCGGAACTGTAAAAACAGGATCCATCAAGCATAAGATCTTGGTGGGAGCAGATGCCGATCAATCGCATTCAAATGCGTATGCCTATAAAATTGATGCATCTAAAAATGTGGGTGGCGTATACGATTCAATTTATGTCTTTAATCCCTCGCAAACTGCGCAGCATTTGGTTTCGGGAAATGGACTTCGGACAGATATTCCACAAGCGGATCTATTGACGAAAACAACGACAGATATCTTCCGTTATGGTGCGTTTTTTCAGGACTTAATAGAAGTTACTGAACAATTTAAAGTATTGGCAGGTATTCGCTACACGTATCAGCGTACACCGAATTCAGAAAAGTATACTTATGCGACGAATCAATCGGAAGAGATTATTAATCTAGATGGTCAAAAAAATCCGATCGGAGCAAAAGTCGACAAAGCATGGTCGCCTAAATTTGGATTGATCTATCAGCCGATCCGCTCATCAAGTGTCTATGTTACTTATGCAAATAACTTTACATCGAATTCGGGATACGATGTAAATTATCAACCGTTGGCTCCCTCCATCATCGATCAGTACGAAGCAGGTGTGAAAAATGACTTTTTCAATGGTAGGTTATCCGCAAATGTTGCTTGGTATAGAATTAACAACAATCGCTTTGCCCAACAATTATTGGTACTTCCGAATGGAACAAGCAATAGCGATGCAAATATGAAAGAATTTTCTGGAAAGACGGCTTCAAGCGGATTGGAAGTTGATGTTACTGGAACCTTACTTCCAGGATTGAATGTTATCGCCGGTTATTCCTACAATTATATGCGTTATACCGAAACCAATCCAATTTCAAGTTATACAACCATCGTTGATGGTAAGGAGAAAGTGACTGAAATCTCTGGAAACGAAGAAAATGTACGTTTGGTAGGAACTACAGCACATACGGCTAATGGAACCGTGTTTTATACCATTCAAAACGGGGCTGTTAAGGGACTGAAGTTAGGTTTTTCCGCATTTTATACAGGTCGACGGAATGCAGGTTGGAATAATACAAAGATCAACGTACGCGATGGTCTTAATCGTTTGATCTCCGTTAGTCCATTTACAACCATAGATTTCTCCGCTGGTTATGCTTATAAAAACTGGAGTATTTTGGGTAAATTATCCAATATCACCAACGCGTTTAACTATTATATCCATGAAAACTATAGTGTGAATCCTATTCCACCGCGTAGTTTTATGGCAACTCTAGCATATAAATTTGAGAAGAGGTAA